One window from the genome of Canis lupus dingo isolate Sandy chromosome 15, ASM325472v2, whole genome shotgun sequence encodes:
- the ELK3 gene encoding ETS domain-containing protein Elk-3 isoform X3, translating into MESAITLWQFLLQLLLDQKHEHLICWTSNDGEFKLLKAEEVAKLWGLRKNKTNMNYDKLSRALRYYYDKNIIKKVIGQKFVYKFVSFPEILKMDPHAVEISRESLLLQDSDCKAPSEGREAPRHGLSALKSTSRNEYIHSGLYSSFTINSLQNPPESFKAIKTEKLEEPPEDSPPVEEVRTVIREMNSHQPHIRSAIWKTQFRTFEEAANRVF; encoded by the exons ATGGAGAGTGCAATCACACTGTGGCAGTTCCTGTTGCAGTTGCTGCTGGACCAGAAACACGAGCACCTGATCTGCTGGACCTCCAACGATGGTGAATTCAAGCTCCTCAAGGCAGAAGAAGTGGCCAAACTGTGGGGCCTCCGGAAGAACAAAACGAACATGAACTACGATAAGCTGAGCAGAGCCCTTCGATACTATTATGACAAG AACATCATCAAAAAGGTGATTGGACAGAAGTTTGTGTACAAGTTTGTCTCTTTCCCGGAGATCCTGAAAATGGACCCCCACGCGGTGGAGATCAGCCGGGAGAGCCTTCTGCTGCAGGACAGCGACTGCAAGGCGCCCTCCGAGGGCCGGGAGGCCCCCAGACATGGGCTGTCAGCCCTCAAGAGCACAAGCCGCAACGAATACATCCACTCAGGCCTGTACTCATCCTTCACCATTAATTCCCTGCAGAACCCACCCGAATCCTTCAAGGCCATCAAGACGGAAAAGCTGGAGGAGCCGCCGGAAGACAGCCCTCCCGTGGAAGAAGTGAGGACTGTCATCAG GGAGATGAATTCTCATCAGCCCCACATCCGGAGTGCAATCTGGAAAACCCAGTTCAGAACTTTTGAAGAAGCTGCTAACAGGGTATTTTAA
- the ELK3 gene encoding ETS domain-containing protein Elk-3 isoform X1 yields MESAITLWQFLLQLLLDQKHEHLICWTSNDGEFKLLKAEEVAKLWGLRKNKTNMNYDKLSRALRYYYDKNIIKKVIGQKFVYKFVSFPEILKMDPHAVEISRESLLLQDSDCKAPSEGREAPRHGLSALKSTSRNEYIHSGLYSSFTINSLQNPPESFKAIKTEKLEEPPEDSPPVEEVRTVIRFVTNKTDKHSSRPVVPLPSTSEAFLASPASAKVSSLMLPNAASISSASPSSSRSPSLSPSSPLPAEHRSLFLEAACHDSDSLEPLNLSSGSKTRSPSLPPKAKKPKGLEISAPPLVLSGTDIGSIALNSPALPSGSLTPAFFTAQTPNGLLLTPSPLLSSIHFWSSLSPVAPLSPARLQGPNTLFQFPTLLNGHMPVPIPSLDRAASPVLLSSNSQKS; encoded by the exons ATGGAGAGTGCAATCACACTGTGGCAGTTCCTGTTGCAGTTGCTGCTGGACCAGAAACACGAGCACCTGATCTGCTGGACCTCCAACGATGGTGAATTCAAGCTCCTCAAGGCAGAAGAAGTGGCCAAACTGTGGGGCCTCCGGAAGAACAAAACGAACATGAACTACGATAAGCTGAGCAGAGCCCTTCGATACTATTATGACAAG AACATCATCAAAAAGGTGATTGGACAGAAGTTTGTGTACAAGTTTGTCTCTTTCCCGGAGATCCTGAAAATGGACCCCCACGCGGTGGAGATCAGCCGGGAGAGCCTTCTGCTGCAGGACAGCGACTGCAAGGCGCCCTCCGAGGGCCGGGAGGCCCCCAGACATGGGCTGTCAGCCCTCAAGAGCACAAGCCGCAACGAATACATCCACTCAGGCCTGTACTCATCCTTCACCATTAATTCCCTGCAGAACCCACCCGAATCCTTCAAGGCCATCAAGACGGAAAAGCTGGAGGAGCCGCCGGAAGACAGCCCTCCCGTGGAAGAAGTGAGGACTGTCATCAGGTTTGTGACCAATAAAACCGACAAGCACAGCAGCAGGCCCGTGgtgcccctgccctccacctcGGAGGCCTTCCTGGCCTCGCCGGCCTCAGCCAAGGTCTCCTCCTTAATGTTGCCAAATGCCGCCAGCATTTCATCCGCCTCGCCCTCCTCGTCTCGGTCCCCGTCCCTGTCCCCCAGCTCGCccctccctgctgaacacagaagCCTCTTCCTGGAGGCCGCCTGCCATGACTCCGATTCCCTAGAGCCCTTGAACCTGTCATCGGGCTCCAAGACCAGGTCTCCATCTCTTCCCCCAAAGGCCAAAAAACCCAAAGGCTTGGAAATCTCCGCACCCCCGCTGGTGCTGTCTGGCACCGACATCGGCTCTATCGCCCTCAACAGCCCAGCTCTCCCCTCGGGATCCCTCACCCCAGCCTTCTTCACCGCACAG ACACCAAATGGATTGCTCCTGACCCCGAGTCCACTGCTATCCAGCATACATTTCTGGAGCAGCCTTAGTCCCGTTGCTCCACTGAGTCCTGCCCGGTTGCAAGGGCCAAACACGCTGTTCCAG TTTCCAACACTGCTTAACGGCCACATGCCAGTGCCAATCCCCAGTCTGGATAGAGCTGCTTCTCCAGTACTGCTTTCTTCGAACTCTCAGAAATCCTGA
- the ELK3 gene encoding ETS domain-containing protein Elk-3 isoform X2 — translation MESAITLWQFLLQLLLDQKHEHLICWTSNDGEFKLLKAEEVAKLWGLRKNKTNMNYDKLSRALRYYYDKNIIKKVIGQKFVYKFVSFPEILKMDPHAVEISRESLLLQDSDCKAPSEGREAPRHGLSALKSTSRNEYIHSGLYSSFTINSLQNPPESFKAIKTEKLEEPPEDSPPVEEVRTVIRFVTNKTDKHSSRPVVPLPSTSEAFLASPASAKVSSLMLPNAASISSASPSSSRSPSLSPSSPLPAEHRSLFLEAACHDSDSLEPLNLSSGSKTRSPSLPPKAKKPKGLEISAPPLVLSGTDIGSIALNSPALPSGSLTPAFFTAQTPNGLLLTPSPLLSSIHFWSSLSPVAPLSPARLQGPNTLFQVFRLEQQYFGIRAAE, via the exons ATGGAGAGTGCAATCACACTGTGGCAGTTCCTGTTGCAGTTGCTGCTGGACCAGAAACACGAGCACCTGATCTGCTGGACCTCCAACGATGGTGAATTCAAGCTCCTCAAGGCAGAAGAAGTGGCCAAACTGTGGGGCCTCCGGAAGAACAAAACGAACATGAACTACGATAAGCTGAGCAGAGCCCTTCGATACTATTATGACAAG AACATCATCAAAAAGGTGATTGGACAGAAGTTTGTGTACAAGTTTGTCTCTTTCCCGGAGATCCTGAAAATGGACCCCCACGCGGTGGAGATCAGCCGGGAGAGCCTTCTGCTGCAGGACAGCGACTGCAAGGCGCCCTCCGAGGGCCGGGAGGCCCCCAGACATGGGCTGTCAGCCCTCAAGAGCACAAGCCGCAACGAATACATCCACTCAGGCCTGTACTCATCCTTCACCATTAATTCCCTGCAGAACCCACCCGAATCCTTCAAGGCCATCAAGACGGAAAAGCTGGAGGAGCCGCCGGAAGACAGCCCTCCCGTGGAAGAAGTGAGGACTGTCATCAGGTTTGTGACCAATAAAACCGACAAGCACAGCAGCAGGCCCGTGgtgcccctgccctccacctcGGAGGCCTTCCTGGCCTCGCCGGCCTCAGCCAAGGTCTCCTCCTTAATGTTGCCAAATGCCGCCAGCATTTCATCCGCCTCGCCCTCCTCGTCTCGGTCCCCGTCCCTGTCCCCCAGCTCGCccctccctgctgaacacagaagCCTCTTCCTGGAGGCCGCCTGCCATGACTCCGATTCCCTAGAGCCCTTGAACCTGTCATCGGGCTCCAAGACCAGGTCTCCATCTCTTCCCCCAAAGGCCAAAAAACCCAAAGGCTTGGAAATCTCCGCACCCCCGCTGGTGCTGTCTGGCACCGACATCGGCTCTATCGCCCTCAACAGCCCAGCTCTCCCCTCGGGATCCCTCACCCCAGCCTTCTTCACCGCACAG ACACCAAATGGATTGCTCCTGACCCCGAGTCCACTGCTATCCAGCATACATTTCTGGAGCAGCCTTAGTCCCGTTGCTCCACTGAGTCCTGCCCGGTTGCAAGGGCCAAACACGCTGTTCCAG GTATTCAGATTGGAGCAGCAGTACTTCGGCATCAGAGCTGCTGAGTAG